The sequence GCTGCCGACCGGGTACGGCGGCGACCTCCTCGGGGCCGGCCCCGGGGCGATCAACGACGCGCAGGGCGCGTACTTCGGCATGCAGTTCGAGCCGATCGAGCTGCAGACCGCGGCGACCAAGCAGTTCTCGGCCGACCTCAAGGCCGGGGGCGTCACGGGTGCGCCGACGTACGCCATGTACAGCAGCTACGTCTCCGTGGGCCTGCTGGTCCAGGCCCTGAAGGCGAGCGGCGGCCAGACCGCGTCGGCTCCCCTGATCAAGGCGCTGTCCGGCATCCACGACTTCACCGCGCTCGGCCTGTTCGGCAGCCACAAGCTCGACATCAACGACCGTAAGAGCAGCGTCGGCGGCGTCGACAACTGCCTGTGGGTCACCAAGCTGGAAGGCAAGGTGTTCACGCCGGTCAAGAACGCCTCGCCGGTCTGTGGCTCGGTGATCGACGGCGTCACGGTGTCGGCCTCGTCCTGAGGCGACGGCCTCGACGGCGGCGCAGGTCGGCCGCGCCGCCGTTCGAGGTCAGGAACGACCGCTCAGCCTCCGGGCTGGGCGGTCGTTCTCGTCTACGGGGCGCTGGAGCCCGAGCCGTCGGTCGAGACCCGCTTCAGGGAGATCTGCGGGACGAGATCGAGCTCGGGCAGGTCCGCTCCGGTGACCGCGACCGGGTCGAGGTCGTCGGCCAGCGGCGGGAAGGCGGCCTTGCGCTTCTCCAGGTAGCTGGTCAGGCCCTCGCGGAAGTCCTGGCCGGTGACCGCGACCGCCATGGCCCGGTAGGAGCGGTCCAGCGACGCCTCGAGGTCGCCCTGCTGGTCGGTGTGCAGCTGGTGGCGCAGCAGCGCGAGGGACGTCGGCGAGCAGTTCTCGGCGATGTCGGCGGCGTAGGCGCGGGTCGCCGCGGCCAGCTCGCCCGGCTCGACGACACGGTTGACCAGGCCCAGCGCCAGCGCCTCGTCCGCGTCGAAGACCCGGGAGGACAGCAGCAGGTCGGCCGCCCGCCCGGCCCCGATCAGCCGGGGCAGCAGCCAGGTGACGCCGAACTCGCCGGCCAGCCCGCGCCGGGCGAAGGCCGTGGTGAAACGGACCCCGCGCGCGGCGATCCGCACGTCGCACAGCAGCGCCTGCACCAGGCCCATGCCGGCGCACGCGCCGTTCACCGCCGCGACCATCGGCTTGCGCAGCGCCCGCGCCCGGACCGGCGAGCGGCGCCCGGTCAGGTCCAGGCCGTCGTTCGTGATCCCTTCGAGGCGGCCGCTGTCGACCCCCGGGCAGAAGGTGGTGCCCGCCCCGGTCAGGATCACCACCCGGATCCGGGGGTCGCGGTCGACCAGCTCCAGGACCTCGAAGTACCGCTGCTCCAGCTCGGGGTTCCAGCCGTTGCGCCGCTGCGGGCGGTTCAGGATCACCACGCCGACGCCGTCGGTCCCGATGTGGAGCGCCACCGGCCCGTCGGTCACCTCCGCGACGTCGCCGTCAGCCGGGGCGTAGCCGAGGCTGCTCGCCGGGGCCTGGTTGTCTGCCGTCACTGCGTGTCCTTTTCGCGTATGCCCAGGGCGTTGAGCCAGATCCGGGTGAGCGCCTCGATGGCGGTGTCGGTGTCCGCGTTGACCGGGTCGTGCGAGTTGAACAGCAGCTCGGCGAAGTAGGCGACCATGCCGCCGAGCGCCTGGGCCGCGTAGTAGGGCTCGATGGCCGGGTCGGCCAGGCCGCTCGCCTGCAGGGCCCGGATCCGCCGTTCGATGGCGTGCGCGAAGGCGTCCTGGCGCTGGAAGCGGGTCCGCCAGACCTCGACGTCGATGGTGGCGACCTGGTGGATGACGCGCATGATCCCGGCGTTGGCGGCGTAGGTCCGCAGGTAGTGCTCGTTGGCCGCTCGGATGCGTTCGACCGGGTCGTGGTCGTTGTCGGTGGCGTGCTCGACGGTGAGCAGGTCCAGCTCGATCGAGTCGACGAGGGTGCGGAAGATCTCTTCCTTGGAGACGAAGTACGTGTAGAAGGAGCCGTGCGAGACGCCGGCCTCGTCGCAGATGTCGGCGACCCGGGCCTGCAGGAAGCCGTCGCGTTCGAACACGACGCGGGCCGCGTCGAGCAGCTGGTCCCGGGTCTGGCGGCCCCGGCTGGTGCGCCCGGTTCCCCGGCGCTTGTTGCGGGCCGCGCCCTGCCAGCCCCGGGTCGCGTTGGGGATCGACGCCAGCGGCTCGGCGCGCTCGGCTCCCTCAGCCACGTCGATCCTCAGCCACTGCGATCCTCAGCCACTCCGAAACCCCCTGTCGGCGTCCTGCACCGCGACGCCGCCGCGGTCGGCCACCTGCCGGCCAAAGGATCGCATCTTACGCATAGTAACGCATAGTAACGCCCTGTCCGCGCAGAGCGTTCTTCCGCGCGACCCATCGTCTCTGAGCATTGGAGTCGACGTCAATGTCGGCTTTGACGCAGCGCCCACCCGCGGCGGGCGGGGCTGTGAGACGGGCGGGCCGCG is a genomic window of Pseudofrankia inefficax containing:
- a CDS encoding enoyl-CoA hydratase-related protein; the encoded protein is MTADNQAPASSLGYAPADGDVAEVTDGPVALHIGTDGVGVVILNRPQRRNGWNPELEQRYFEVLELVDRDPRIRVVILTGAGTTFCPGVDSGRLEGITNDGLDLTGRRSPVRARALRKPMVAAVNGACAGMGLVQALLCDVRIAARGVRFTTAFARRGLAGEFGVTWLLPRLIGAGRAADLLLSSRVFDADEALALGLVNRVVEPGELAAATRAYAADIAENCSPTSLALLRHQLHTDQQGDLEASLDRSYRAMAVAVTGQDFREGLTSYLEKRKAAFPPLADDLDPVAVTGADLPELDLVPQISLKRVSTDGSGSSAP
- a CDS encoding TetR/AcrR family transcriptional regulator is translated as MAEGAERAEPLASIPNATRGWQGAARNKRRGTGRTSRGRQTRDQLLDAARVVFERDGFLQARVADICDEAGVSHGSFYTYFVSKEEIFRTLVDSIELDLLTVEHATDNDHDPVERIRAANEHYLRTYAANAGIMRVIHQVATIDVEVWRTRFQRQDAFAHAIERRIRALQASGLADPAIEPYYAAQALGGMVAYFAELLFNSHDPVNADTDTAIEALTRIWLNALGIREKDTQ